cggatgggggtGCATGGATGGGGGTGAGTCAAGCATCTAGGCGGGGTGTGTCAGGCGTGCGGGCGAGCGTACAAATAACATGGTGAGGTGCGGGATTTTTTTATTCGCATATTAACGTTTCATCGGGAATTTACACTGTCCGACGCTAAGCGCCTGGATCGGACGTCCAGGCGCTAACAACTCCATTGGTACTTTGGTTGGATGGAAATTGGAAATATTTAGAATCAAGGATTTctcaagaaaaaaaacaaagcaaTAAACTTTTTAGGAAAGTTTTTCTCAACTTATTTTTTTTTATCTTCGACTTGCTATTCGAAACAAAGGAAATCTGCATTCCTTTCTAGGGGAAAGACTCATTTTGCTTCACAAGCCTGACGTTGCTCCACAAAACAAAGCATCACAAAGAAACCCAGAGGAAAATTTTCTGTAATGTTTTCTCAAGTTCTGAAGCCTGAAACTCTTCTAGGACACATGCGATATTCCTATTTTCCGACAATCCAAACACGCCAAAGTTTATATTCCTGTGTTTTGAAATTATatagttttctatttttctctCTATTCTATTCCTGTTTGTTTTTTCATTTCTTTGTTTTGCATTCATGCGTGTTACAAATAGGCCAGGTTAGCTGAATATAGATATCCATCACATGGAATATTCCTACTAGATGTTGAATACAGTGGTCACCAAAAAACTGGTAGAGGAGCTTATCTATGTTTTATAATCTTTGATATCAGTGAATAAATTAAGGATTATTAGTATGTTacattaattattaattagtaaATATGATGACAAGATTAGTTTTGATAAGTGCTAATATATTGATCAATGCACGTTTTGTGTGCTAATTAGGATAGTAGTAGTGCTAATtaaaatattttatttttaatgaGTGATTTTCATCACAAAATTAGTGTTATTGCATGTTTATTACTCCCTCCGATCCATTTTATCTGGCGCAAGTTAAAATGATATGGTCTCCTAGAGTACACTTTGACCATTCAtttgctttatattatattatttgtaCTTATAAACTTATAATTATTATATAGTATAATTCATTATAaatctaatcatataaagtttgtattataatagttaaaaattattaacctaattattggtcaaagtttttaaagtttaaatcttgaTATGCGTGTGTGCCAAATAAAATGGACCGATAGTAGTGTATAATTAGATGttattattttttaaataatataaTTAGACAACTATTCTTATCTCATCCACTCTCGTCCATCTATTGTCTATATGACTTGTGAAAACTATCTCACAGGTTTTGGATTGAGACCGCCTGGATATCAGTCATAAAATAAGTGATAGTCAACCACTCCACATATTGACCACTACATTTTATCATAAAAATTCTATAAAACATagcaaatatatatatttttacttTGAAACATTCAAACTCAACACATACAAACTATTTTGCGGTCAATTCTTTTTGAAAGAATGACTTATGACGACACCAAATCATCACATATTTTGTGACTGATTGACTTAACACCAAAACATCACATTTGCGACCAAGGAAGTACCAGGGGTCAAAGTTATTGTAATTTTGCGAAAATGACTACACGAAGTTGTAGTTCCTTTATTATGATGTCATAAATAGTTGTAGTTTTGTGAAATTAACTCCACATAATAATATAGCTAACAGGATGGCAAGAACAGACCATTCCAGAACAGAAGCGATCCCTTCACATCAGATGCACAAGCaagaaaaaattaaaacaaacCTCCTCATACTCAATATTACCTGGGTCGCAAAAATAAACAAATAATATGCAAGACCTTCCCAATTGCAACATGGAGAGCAAACTTGCAATCCTGGGTGCCAATTGAACCTCCTATGCGCAGCGGCCAAATTTCCAGTTAATTCTTTCTCCTGTTAAAGGgctagtattttcatgctcaGAAAGGTGCTTCTCATCAACTTTTTACAAAGTCATTAGTTTGAGTTCATACATTAACTATCCTCATACTGGCAACACTTACAATAATCAAATCCCGTATGAAGATCACTTCTTTTTCCTTTATAAGCCAAGGTACAGATTTGCCCGTCCAATTTGCATTAATTTCCTTACCTGAGTTCCGCAGTTTCCGTTGCAGCAAAGACTCGTTTCGACTGTTCACTCACAGATATCAAACTCCCAGTCATGTCTCAAAGATGCCCTTCACATATATCATCCCCTTCTcgctgaacttgagctccttccTCATCTGTTCAACTTGGACGTCATCACCCTGCACAAGGATCTCGGATTCATTCCCATCATCGGATAGGATCATCTTGACCTTGATCTCTTCTTTCCTTGATGCTTTTGTCCAGTAGTACACTCCCCTGGACCTCATGAAGGGTCAGTTACTACATTTGTACTGGAAGATTCATTCAGAATTGCTGGGAGTTAAGTATCATAGACATACGCCAAGGGGCTTAGGGTCATAAGCCAGAACCAGTTGTTGCCGCCTTCTGGTACAGCGATTGATAGAACGAGCCCAACACTCCCAAGGCTAATGCAGGTGCAGAAGGTTAGCAGCGCCGCCTGCCCTCTGCTTGGTATCATTGTGCCCTCAAATCTGGTTCAGAAGCAAAATATACCTCAGTTCAGCTTATAAGGTATTCCCAATTTCCCATGTAGGAGAAAATCCATGAGCTTGTGCTGGATTACATTACAGAAACACTGTGAACTGCAGTTTCACACTATGGAACACACTGGTGACGGGGCAAGCTGCTAAGCGGCTACACTACCACCGTACTACTCATTTGCATACTCCTATTACGATGAAAACAAATTTTGGTGTTTGAAACACCAAATTACTGTGTCCAACACTAAGATGGGGATTCATGCGAACTTAGAGTTAGCTTGGCAGTAGAATCAAGACACAACATAGCTAAATCTAACCTAAGTAGATTTTGTTTCATAAAGATAAAAGCATAGCCAAACTATGTATTACTGCAGCAGGACACAAGCTAGCATGCAACTTACGTGATGACCTCCCCACGGTCTGAGACGGTGAAATTGTTGCGTGTGAAGAACGACAGGATCTCTCCAGCCACCTGATTTGGCGCCATCGACTGCCCTTCCTCTTTGATAAATGTCTTTTGCACAATCTGCATCCACCAATTTGGCATACATGACAAATAGTGCTGCTGAATTTTGGTCAAGAACCCAAAAAAATGGGGTTCAAGAAACCCACATAAACCTCTGAACTAGCAGGTATAGTACTTTACTCAATATGAAACTGTTTGTGATAAAACAACTTTGCCAATTGCCATCAAGAGGACAACTAAAAAAATTTAATTATGCAATGCAGTGCGGTCCCTATCGGACGTGGTGGTGGCATCTTGGACCATGCAAATCAAATAAGAAAAGAAGAAGGTATATCATCTTTTGCCGACACAAGTCCACTCCACTACCACTACCCACATCACAGAGCACTAGCAGTCACATCTCGAAAAGAAGGAAGAACGAAACCTGCATCAAAGCTAATCACAGAAGCTCAAACCCGTGTGTAAGCTCGCCGAGACACAAGATAAGCTCATCCAGGAGCCAGAATTACCCGATTCAGCAGGCACGGGTGCATCTACTCGGAGTTACTGTACGCTGACGATCAAGTGTGGCACGAGAACAGCGCACACAGGCGTGCGCGTGGTGCGCGCCCTGCTCACAGGGCACTCGtgctcgcgcgcgcgcgcgcactaGCTCGGAGCAGCGACGAGCGCGAGTGCGGGGGCGAGCAACAAGCAACGGAAAACGAGGATGGACCGGAAGAGGGGAGAGGGGCACAGGGATGGATCCGGGACCTTGGACTTGACGGAGCGCTTGATGAGGGACCACAGCCCCGGCACGGAGAGAACGAAGAGCCCCAGCGATGTGTAATAGCTCGCCTGCGAGTAACCTGTCCCACCGGCGGCCACCGCGGCCGCGGCGTCGAGCAGGACCGCGGCGCTGTCCAGCAACGCGCGCGCCGGGGCGGCCCGGAATCGCCGCCGGGGGCGCGCGGAGACCGCCGCGccccgcggcggcgccggcggaagggcgcggagcgggaggaggaggcgccTCACAGCCGCGGCGGTGGTGGCGTCCATTTTCGGCTGGGGATAAGAGGCAAGagccgtgggggtgggaaagcggGGAGGGCGGTGCGTTCATAAAGTTGGCGGGGCCCGCGTGTAAGTGTAAGTGGACTCTCGAGGAGGTGAACGAAACACGTAGAAGAAATTCTTTTCCCGTGtgcaattaaaaaaaatcaatttcATACGTGCTATTATAAAAAGTTAGGAGTAGATATCACAATTCCaaacttttttttccttttttcctcgGTGCCCTTCTGTTCGTGTTATGAAATGACCATTTTGCTCTCCATCCCACTAGTGCCCCGTCTCACCGTCAGTACGCTTGGCCGTGGCCCTGTAGGGCTGGACACCTCCACGGACATCTCCCTGTTGCTCTCCTCGGACTGTCTCCCGCATCGCCTCCACGCGAAAGAGCACATCGATGAAGGTCACGTAGTCTAGCTTGTACTCAGATCGGACCATATCGACGTAGA
This sequence is a window from Miscanthus floridulus cultivar M001 chromosome 10, ASM1932011v1, whole genome shotgun sequence. Protein-coding genes within it:
- the LOC136490171 gene encoding protein COFACTOR ASSEMBLY OF COMPLEX C SUBUNIT B CCB1, chloroplastic-like, which translates into the protein MDATTAAAVRRLLLPLRALPPAPPRGAAVSARPRRRFRAAPARALLDSAAVLLDAAAAVAAGGTGYSQASYYTSLGLFVLSVPGLWSLIKRSVKSKIVQKTFIKEEGQSMAPNQVAGEILSFFTRNNFTVSDRGEVITFEGTMIPSRGQAALLTFCTCISLGSVGLVLSIAVPEGGNNWFWLMTLSPLAGVYYWTKASRKEEIKVKMILSDDGNESEILVQGDDVQVEQMRKELKFSEKGMIYVKGIFET